A section of the Pseudomonas sp. FP453 genome encodes:
- the tadA gene encoding tRNA adenosine(34) deaminase TadA, which translates to MRQFRPVAIIDRSRDQDFMREALALAAQGAALGEVPVGAVLVQDGEIIGRGFNCPISGNDPSAHAEMVAIRDAAQAISNYRLVGSTLYVTLEPCSMCAGLIVHSRVARVVYGALEPKAGIVQSQGQFFTQGFLNHKVLFEGGVLAEECGTVLSEFFKARRAKPQSN; encoded by the coding sequence ATGCGCCAGTTTCGTCCCGTGGCGATCATCGACCGCAGCCGCGACCAGGACTTCATGCGCGAAGCCCTGGCCCTTGCCGCCCAAGGCGCTGCATTGGGTGAAGTGCCGGTGGGCGCAGTGCTGGTGCAGGACGGTGAAATCATCGGCCGCGGCTTCAACTGCCCCATCAGCGGCAACGACCCCAGCGCCCATGCCGAGATGGTCGCCATTCGTGATGCCGCGCAGGCGATCAGCAACTACCGGCTGGTGGGCAGCACGCTGTATGTGACGCTGGAGCCGTGCAGCATGTGCGCCGGTCTGATCGTGCACTCGCGGGTGGCGCGGGTGGTGTACGGCGCGCTGGAGCCGAAGGCGGGGATTGTGCAGAGCCAGGGGCAGTTTTTTACCCAGGGATTTCTCAATCACAAGGTGCTGTTTGAAGGTGGGGTGTTGGCCGAAGAGTGCGGCACCGTACTCAGTGAATTCTTCAAGGCCCGCCGCGCGAAGCCGCAATCCAACTAA
- the era gene encoding GTPase Era — translation MTDSTATRCGYVAIVGRPNVGKSTLLNHILGQKLAITSRKPQTTRHNMLGIKTEGNVQAVYVDTPGMHKGGEKALNRYMNKTASAALKDVDVVIFVVDRTKWTDEDQMVLERVQYVTGPLIVALNKTDRIEDKAELMPHLSWLQEQLPNAQIIPISAQHGHNLEALERVIAGHLPENEHFFPEDQITDRSSRFLAAELVREKIMRQMGAELPYQITVEIEEFKQQGKTLHIHALILVERDGQKKIIIGDKGERIKRIGTEARKDMELLFDSKIMLNLWVKVKGGWSDDERALRSLGYGDL, via the coding sequence ATGACTGATTCAACCGCAACACGCTGTGGCTATGTTGCCATCGTCGGCCGCCCGAACGTGGGCAAGTCCACGCTGCTGAACCACATCCTCGGCCAGAAGCTCGCGATCACCTCGCGCAAGCCGCAGACCACCCGCCACAACATGCTGGGCATCAAGACCGAAGGCAACGTGCAAGCGGTCTACGTCGATACCCCGGGCATGCACAAAGGTGGCGAGAAAGCCCTCAACCGCTACATGAACAAGACCGCTTCGGCGGCGTTGAAAGACGTCGACGTGGTGATCTTCGTGGTCGACCGCACCAAGTGGACCGACGAAGACCAGATGGTCCTTGAGCGTGTGCAGTATGTCACCGGCCCGTTGATCGTCGCGTTGAACAAGACCGACCGCATCGAAGACAAAGCCGAGCTGATGCCGCACCTGAGCTGGCTGCAGGAACAACTGCCGAACGCGCAGATCATCCCGATCTCCGCCCAGCACGGCCACAACCTGGAAGCCCTGGAGCGCGTGATCGCCGGCCACCTGCCGGAGAACGAGCACTTCTTCCCGGAAGACCAGATCACCGACCGCAGCAGCCGCTTCCTGGCCGCCGAACTGGTGCGCGAGAAAATCATGCGCCAGATGGGCGCCGAGCTGCCGTACCAGATCACCGTCGAAATCGAAGAGTTCAAGCAGCAGGGCAAGACCCTGCATATTCATGCGCTGATCCTCGTCGAACGTGACGGCCAGAAGAAAATCATCATTGGCGACAAGGGCGAGCGCATCAAGCGCATCGGCACCGAAGCGCGCAAGGACATGGAGTTGCTGTTTGATTCCAAGATCATGCTCAACCTGTGGGTGAAGGTTAAGGGTGGTTGGTCCGATGACGAGCGTGCACTGCGTTCCCTGGGCTACGGCGACCTCTGA
- the cmoB gene encoding tRNA 5-methoxyuridine(34)/uridine 5-oxyacetic acid(34) synthase CmoB, with amino-acid sequence MIDLSPLARHLVGTPLAVWAQGLQAQLDSKMEKGHGDLERWQSALDALPKIQPSDVDLLNGLTLDTDCDDETREQMHTALMGLSPWRKGPFHLFGVHVDTEWRSDWKWSRVAPHLNLKGKRILDVGCGNGYYMWRMLGAGADSVIGVDPNWLFFCQFQAVQRYLSEPKAWHLPFPFEDLPANLEGFDTVFSMGVFYHRRSPIEHLLALKDTLVKGGELVLETLVVEGDQQQVLVPEDRYAQMRNVWFLPSVPALMLWLRRAGFSDVRCVDVSVTTVEEQRGTEWMKYQSLSDFLDPEDHSKTIEGLPAPMRAVIIARK; translated from the coding sequence ATGATTGATCTGTCTCCCCTCGCCCGCCATCTGGTCGGCACTCCCTTGGCCGTGTGGGCCCAAGGCCTGCAAGCGCAACTCGATAGCAAGATGGAAAAAGGCCATGGCGACCTGGAGCGCTGGCAGAGCGCGCTGGATGCGCTGCCGAAGATCCAGCCCAGCGACGTGGATTTGCTCAACGGCCTGACCCTCGACACCGATTGCGACGACGAAACACGCGAACAGATGCACACCGCCCTGATGGGCCTGAGCCCGTGGCGCAAAGGCCCGTTCCACCTGTTCGGCGTGCATGTGGACACCGAATGGCGCTCGGACTGGAAGTGGTCACGGGTGGCACCGCATTTGAACCTGAAGGGCAAACGCATCCTCGATGTGGGCTGCGGCAACGGCTACTACATGTGGCGCATGCTCGGCGCCGGCGCCGACAGCGTGATTGGCGTCGACCCGAACTGGCTGTTTTTCTGCCAGTTCCAGGCGGTGCAGCGTTACTTGTCAGAACCCAAGGCGTGGCACCTGCCGTTCCCGTTCGAAGACCTGCCGGCGAATCTGGAAGGCTTTGATACGGTGTTTTCCATGGGCGTGTTCTATCACCGGCGTTCGCCCATCGAGCATTTGCTCGCGCTGAAAGACACCCTGGTCAAGGGTGGTGAACTGGTCTTGGAAACCCTGGTGGTGGAAGGCGATCAGCAACAAGTGCTGGTGCCGGAAGACCGTTACGCGCAGATGCGCAACGTGTGGTTCCTGCCGTCGGTGCCGGCGTTGATGCTGTGGCTGCGCCGCGCCGGGTTCAGTGATGTGCGCTGTGTGGATGTGAGCGTGACGACCGTCGAGGAACAGCGTGGAACGGAGTGGATGAAGTATCAGTCGTTGAGTGATTTCCTTGATCCTGAAGATCACAGCAAGACGATTGAAGGGCTGCCGGCGCCGATGCGGGCCGTCATCATCGCCAGGAAATAA
- a CDS encoding protease inhibitor I42 family protein: MTAARLLIPLSLALLAGCASAPKQNISVDAQSACPLQLKTGQNLILTLPSNPTTGYRWAIQDSAGGVLRALSPEVYSSRESGVIGGGGQSTWRFQAFAAGQGRLRLTSQQPWEPEAEPADTFDCAITVN, translated from the coding sequence ATGACCGCTGCCCGCCTGCTTATCCCCCTAAGCCTTGCCCTGCTGGCCGGGTGCGCCAGTGCCCCCAAGCAAAACATCAGCGTAGACGCGCAAAGCGCCTGCCCGCTGCAGCTCAAAACCGGGCAGAACCTGATCCTCACCCTGCCCAGCAACCCCACCACCGGCTACCGCTGGGCCATCCAGGATTCCGCCGGCGGCGTGCTCCGCGCGCTGAGCCCCGAGGTCTACAGCAGCCGTGAATCCGGCGTGATCGGCGGCGGCGGGCAATCCACCTGGCGCTTCCAGGCCTTCGCCGCAGGCCAGGGCCGTTTGCGCCTGACCTCCCAGCAACCCTGGGAACCCGAAGCCGAACCTGCCGACACTTTCGACTGCGCCATTACGGTGAACTGA
- the lepA gene encoding translation elongation factor 4, whose amino-acid sequence MSDLSHIRNFSIIAHIDHGKSTLADRFIQMCGGLAEREMEAQVLDSMDLERERGITIKAHSVTLYYTAKDGIKYQLNFIDTPGHVDFTYEVSRSLAACEGALLVVDAGQGVEAQSVANCYTAIEQGLEVMPVLNKIDLPQADPDRVKEEIEKIIGIDATDAVECSAKTGLGVDEVLERLVKTIPAPTGNYEDPLQALIIDSWFDNYLGVVSLVRVRHGRVKKGDKILVKSTGKIHLVDSVGVFNPKHTATTDLKAGEVGFIIAGIKDIHGAPVGDTLTLSSTPDVDVLPGFKRIQPQVYAGLFPVSSDDFEDFREALQKLTLNDSSLQYTPESSDALGFGFRCGFLGMLHMEIIQERLEREYDLDLITTAPTVIFELALKTGETIYVDNPSKLPDLSSIEDMREPIVRANILVPQEHLGNVITLCIEKRGVQHDMLFLGTQVQVTYDLPMNEVVLDFFDRLKSTSRGYASLDYHFDRYQSANLVKLDVLINGDKVDALALIVHKDNAHYKGRQLTEKMKELIPRQMFDVAIQAAIGGQIIARTSVKALRKNVLAKCYGGDVSRKRKLLEKQKAGKKRMKQVGNVEIPQEAFLAVLRLDS is encoded by the coding sequence GTGAGTGATTTGAGTCATATCCGCAATTTCTCCATCATCGCCCACATTGACCATGGCAAGTCGACGCTGGCCGACCGGTTCATTCAAATGTGCGGTGGCCTTGCCGAGCGTGAAATGGAAGCCCAGGTCCTGGACTCCATGGACCTCGAGCGTGAGCGCGGCATCACCATCAAGGCCCACAGCGTTACCCTGTACTACACCGCAAAAGACGGTATCAAGTACCAGCTGAACTTCATTGACACCCCCGGCCACGTTGACTTCACCTACGAAGTCAGCCGCTCGCTGGCCGCCTGCGAAGGCGCCTTGCTGGTGGTGGACGCCGGCCAGGGCGTTGAAGCCCAGTCCGTCGCCAACTGCTACACCGCGATCGAGCAAGGCCTGGAAGTGATGCCGGTGCTGAACAAGATCGACCTGCCACAGGCCGATCCAGACCGCGTCAAAGAAGAAATCGAAAAAATCATCGGCATTGACGCCACCGACGCCGTCGAGTGCAGCGCCAAGACCGGCCTGGGTGTCGACGAAGTGCTCGAGCGCCTGGTCAAGACCATTCCCGCGCCGACCGGCAACTACGAAGATCCGCTGCAAGCGTTGATCATCGACTCCTGGTTCGACAACTACCTGGGCGTTGTGTCCCTGGTCCGCGTGCGCCACGGCCGCGTGAAGAAGGGCGACAAGATCCTGGTCAAATCCACCGGCAAGATCCACCTGGTGGACAGCGTCGGTGTATTCAACCCGAAACACACCGCCACCACCGATCTGAAAGCCGGCGAAGTGGGCTTCATCATTGCCGGTATCAAGGACATCCACGGTGCACCGGTCGGTGACACCCTGACCTTGAGCTCCACCCCCGACGTCGACGTGCTGCCAGGCTTCAAGCGCATCCAGCCGCAGGTCTACGCCGGCCTGTTCCCGGTCAGCTCCGACGACTTCGAAGATTTCCGCGAAGCCCTGCAAAAGCTGACCCTCAACGACTCGTCGTTGCAGTACACCCCGGAAAGCTCCGACGCCCTGGGCTTCGGCTTCCGCTGCGGCTTCCTCGGCATGCTGCACATGGAGATCATCCAGGAGCGCCTGGAGCGCGAATACGACCTGGACCTGATCACCACCGCGCCAACGGTTATTTTTGAGCTGGCGTTGAAAACCGGTGAAACGATTTACGTCGACAACCCGTCCAAGCTGCCAGACCTGTCTTCCATCGAAGACATGCGCGAGCCGATCGTGCGGGCCAACATCCTCGTGCCACAAGAGCACCTGGGCAACGTGATCACCCTGTGCATCGAGAAGCGTGGCGTGCAGCACGACATGCTGTTCCTCGGTACCCAGGTGCAAGTGACCTACGATCTGCCGATGAACGAAGTGGTCCTGGACTTCTTCGACCGTCTCAAATCCACCAGTCGCGGCTATGCTTCGCTGGATTACCACTTCGACCGTTACCAATCGGCTAATCTGGTGAAACTGGATGTGCTGATCAACGGCGACAAGGTCGATGCCCTGGCACTCATCGTGCACAAGGACAACGCGCACTACAAAGGTCGCCAGTTGACCGAGAAGATGAAAGAACTGATTCCGCGCCAGATGTTCGACGTCGCGATCCAGGCCGCCATTGGCGGGCAGATCATTGCGCGGACCTCCGTCAAGGCTCTCAGAAAGAACGTACTGGCCAAATGCTACGGCGGTGACGTAAGCCGTAAGCGCAAGCTGCTTGAGAAGCAAAAGGCCGGTAAAAAACGCATGAAGCAAGTGGGCAACGTGGAAATTCCACAAGAAGCCTTCCTTGCGGTGCTCAGGTTGGATAGTTAG
- the pdxJ gene encoding pyridoxine 5'-phosphate synthase encodes MTSSNRILLGVNIDHVATLRQARGTRYPDPVKAALDAEEAGADGITVHLREDRRHIQERDVLLLKDVLQTRMNFEMGVTEEMMAFAERIRPAHICLVPETRQELTTEGGLDVAGQEARIKAAVDRLSQIGSEVSLFIDADARQIEASRRVGAPAIELHTGRYADATTPTEVADELQRIIDGVAVGLREGLIVNAGHGLHYHNVEAVAAIKGINELNIGHALVAHALFVGFKGAVAEMKALILAAAKA; translated from the coding sequence GTGACCAGCAGCAATCGCATTCTTCTCGGCGTCAATATCGACCACGTCGCTACCCTGCGCCAGGCCCGGGGCACCCGTTACCCTGATCCGGTCAAGGCCGCGCTGGACGCCGAAGAAGCAGGCGCCGACGGCATCACCGTGCACCTGCGCGAAGACCGCCGCCACATCCAGGAGCGCGATGTTCTGCTGCTCAAGGACGTGCTGCAAACCCGCATGAACTTCGAAATGGGCGTCACCGAAGAAATGATGGCGTTCGCCGAGCGCATCCGCCCGGCGCATATCTGCCTGGTCCCGGAAACCCGCCAGGAACTCACCACCGAAGGCGGCCTTGACGTGGCCGGCCAGGAAGCGCGGATCAAGGCTGCGGTGGACCGCCTGTCGCAGATCGGCAGCGAAGTCTCGCTGTTCATCGACGCCGACGCGCGCCAGATCGAAGCCTCGCGCCGTGTCGGCGCACCCGCCATCGAGTTGCACACCGGGCGTTATGCCGATGCCACCACCCCGACTGAAGTGGCCGATGAGCTGCAGCGCATCATCGACGGTGTCGCGGTTGGCCTGCGCGAAGGGCTGATCGTCAATGCCGGTCACGGCCTGCATTACCACAACGTTGAAGCCGTGGCGGCGATCAAGGGCATCAATGAGCTGAACATTGGCCATGCGCTGGTGGCGCATGCGCTGTTCGTCGGTTTCAAAGGCGCCGTCGCCGAGATGAAGGCCCTGATCCTGGCTGCCGCCAAGGCCTGA
- the recO gene encoding DNA repair protein RecO codes for MSQSQPLSQPAYVLHSRAYRETSALVDFLTPQGRLRAVLRSARGKAGTQARPFVALDVEFRGKGELKNVGRLESVGTSAWLNGEALFSGLYLNELLIRLLPAEDPHPAVFDHYAATLLALAEGRPLEPLLRAFEWRLLDDLGYGFELANDLHGDPIAADGMYRLQVDAGLERVYLLQPGLFQGTELLAMSEADWSAPGALSAAKRLMRQALAVHLGGRPLVSRELFRKP; via the coding sequence ATGTCCCAATCCCAACCCCTCAGCCAACCCGCCTACGTCCTGCACAGCCGCGCCTACCGCGAGACCAGCGCCCTGGTGGATTTCCTCACGCCCCAAGGCCGCCTGCGCGCCGTCTTGCGCAGCGCGCGGGGCAAGGCGGGCACACAGGCAAGGCCGTTCGTGGCGTTGGACGTGGAATTCCGCGGCAAGGGCGAGCTGAAAAACGTCGGCCGCCTGGAAAGCGTCGGCACCTCCGCCTGGCTCAATGGCGAAGCGCTGTTCAGCGGCCTCTATCTCAACGAATTGCTGATTCGCCTGCTCCCCGCCGAAGACCCCCACCCGGCCGTCTTTGATCACTACGCCGCCACCTTGCTCGCCCTCGCCGAAGGCCGTCCCCTGGAACCGTTGCTGCGCGCCTTCGAATGGCGCCTGCTCGACGACCTGGGTTACGGCTTCGAACTGGCCAACGACCTGCACGGCGACCCCATCGCCGCCGACGGCATGTACCGCCTGCAAGTGGACGCCGGCCTGGAGCGCGTCTACCTGCTGCAACCGGGCCTGTTCCAAGGCACCGAGCTGCTGGCCATGAGCGAAGCCGACTGGAGCGCACCCGGTGCTTTATCCGCCGCCAAGCGCCTGATGCGCCAAGCGCTGGCCGTGCACTTGGGCGGACGGCCGCTGGTCAGTCGCGAGTTGTTTCGAAAGCCCTGA
- the lptG gene encoding LPS export ABC transporter permease LptG — protein sequence MAKLDRYIGSSVLIAILAVLGIILGLASLFAFIDEVGNVTDTYTVWDVLSYVALTAPRRLYDMMPMAALIGCLIGLGSLASNSELTIMRAAGVSIGRIVWAVMKPMLLLMLCSVLIGEYVAPPAETTAQANRALAQGSGDAQSSKHGLWHRQGDEFIHINAVQPGGLLIGVTRYTFDKERHLLSSSFAKRAQYSAEKWQLTDITTTYFRNAGQGTKSSTEVINAPTEAWDIALKPELLNTVVMIPESLPISGLWSYIHYLKEQGLNNGRYWLAFWVKVLQPVVTAALVLMAISFIFGPLRSVTLGQRVFTGVLVGFTFRIAQDLLGPSSLVFGFSPLFAVLVPTAICAVAGFWLLRRAG from the coding sequence GTGGCTAAGCTCGATCGCTACATTGGTAGCAGCGTACTGATCGCCATCCTGGCGGTATTGGGCATCATCCTGGGCCTGGCCTCGCTGTTCGCCTTCATCGATGAAGTCGGCAACGTCACCGACACCTACACCGTGTGGGACGTGCTGAGCTACGTGGCGCTCACCGCGCCGCGCCGCCTCTACGACATGATGCCGATGGCCGCGCTGATCGGTTGCCTGATCGGCCTGGGCAGCCTGGCCAGCAACAGCGAACTGACCATCATGCGGGCCGCCGGGGTGTCCATCGGCCGCATCGTCTGGGCCGTGATGAAGCCGATGCTGCTGCTGATGCTGTGCAGCGTGCTGATCGGCGAGTACGTCGCGCCACCGGCCGAAACCACCGCCCAGGCCAACCGCGCCCTGGCCCAGGGTTCGGGGGATGCACAAAGCTCCAAGCATGGCCTGTGGCATCGCCAGGGTGACGAGTTCATCCACATCAACGCCGTGCAACCCGGTGGCCTGTTGATTGGTGTGACGCGCTACACGTTCGACAAGGAGCGCCACCTGCTGTCGTCCAGTTTCGCCAAACGTGCGCAGTACAGCGCCGAGAAGTGGCAACTGACCGACATCACCACGACTTATTTCCGCAACGCGGGCCAGGGCACCAAGTCCAGCACCGAAGTGATCAACGCACCGACTGAGGCGTGGGACATCGCCCTCAAGCCGGAACTGCTCAATACCGTGGTGATGATCCCCGAAAGCCTGCCGATCTCCGGCCTGTGGAGCTATATCCACTACTTGAAGGAGCAGGGCCTGAACAACGGTCGTTACTGGCTGGCGTTTTGGGTCAAGGTGTTGCAGCCGGTGGTGACCGCCGCCTTGGTGCTGATGGCGATTTCGTTCATCTTCGGCCCGCTGCGCTCCGTGACCCTTGGCCAGCGCGTGTTTACCGGTGTATTGGTGGGCTTCACCTTCCGCATCGCCCAGGACCTGCTCGGCCCGTCGAGCCTGGTGTTCGGCTTCTCGCCGCTGTTTGCGGTGCTGGTGCCGACCGCGATCTGCGCCGTGGCCGGCTTCTGGCTATTGCGCCGGGCCGGTTGA
- the lepB gene encoding signal peptidase I, which yields MSLNFPLLLVIAVAVCGLLALLDLVFFAPRRRAAIASYQGSVSQPDAVVVEKLNKEPLLVEYGKSFFPVLFIVLVLRSFLVEPFQIPSGSMKPTLDVGDFILVNKFAYGIRLPVIDKKVIEVGDPQRGDVMVFRFPSDPNVNYIKRVIGLPGDVIRYTGDKRLFINGESVAEKLIGSEPNSLGSAELYQEKLGAVEHEIRKEMSRYRQPDGEWKVPAGHYFMMGDNRDNSNDSRYWNDPNIPKDMLGMVPDENIVGKAFAVWMSWPESKLSHLPNFSRVGLIK from the coding sequence ATGTCGCTAAATTTCCCGCTGTTGCTGGTCATCGCCGTTGCCGTCTGTGGTCTCCTGGCGTTGCTCGATCTGGTGTTCTTCGCCCCGCGTCGGCGGGCGGCTATCGCGTCCTATCAGGGCAGCGTCAGCCAGCCCGATGCCGTGGTGGTCGAGAAGCTGAACAAAGAGCCTTTGCTGGTTGAATACGGCAAGTCGTTCTTCCCGGTGCTGTTCATCGTGCTGGTGTTGCGCTCGTTCCTGGTGGAGCCGTTTCAGATCCCTTCGGGGTCGATGAAACCTACCCTGGACGTGGGCGACTTCATCCTGGTGAACAAGTTTGCCTACGGCATTCGCCTGCCGGTGATCGACAAGAAGGTCATTGAAGTCGGCGACCCGCAACGCGGCGATGTGATGGTGTTCCGCTTCCCGAGCGACCCGAACGTCAACTACATCAAGCGTGTGATCGGCCTGCCGGGCGACGTGATCCGCTACACCGGCGACAAGCGCCTGTTCATCAACGGTGAATCGGTGGCTGAGAAGCTGATCGGTTCCGAGCCGAATTCCCTGGGCAGCGCCGAGCTGTACCAGGAGAAACTCGGCGCGGTGGAGCACGAGATCCGCAAGGAAATGTCGCGCTACCGCCAGCCTGATGGTGAGTGGAAGGTGCCTGCCGGGCACTACTTCATGATGGGCGACAACCGTGACAACTCCAATGACAGCCGCTATTGGAACGATCCCAACATTCCCAAGGACATGCTGGGCATGGTTCCCGACGAGAACATCGTCGGCAAGGCCTTCGCGGTCTGGATGAGTTGGCCGGAGTCCAAGCTCAGCCACTTGCCGAACTTCTCGCGAGTCGGGCTGATCAAGTAA
- the rnc gene encoding ribonuclease III encodes MTVSLARLERLLGYTFKDQELMVLALTHRSFAGRNNERLEFLGDAILNFVAGEALFERFPQAREGQLSRLRARLVKGETLAVLARGFGLGEYLRLGSGELKSGGFRRESILADALEALIGAIYLDAGMEAAKERVTAWLTSEIESLTLVDTNKDPKTRLQEFLQSRGCELPRYEVVDIQGEPHCRVFFVECEITLLNEKSRGQGVSRRIAEQVAAAAALIALGVENGHD; translated from the coding sequence GTGACCGTTTCTCTAGCACGTCTCGAGCGTCTGCTCGGCTACACCTTCAAGGACCAGGAATTGATGGTCCTTGCCCTCACACACCGCAGCTTTGCAGGGCGTAACAACGAACGCCTGGAATTCCTCGGTGATGCCATCCTCAATTTCGTCGCCGGTGAGGCGCTGTTCGAGCGCTTCCCGCAAGCCCGTGAAGGCCAGCTGTCGCGCCTGCGCGCACGCTTGGTGAAGGGCGAGACCCTGGCCGTGCTGGCCCGTGGTTTCGGCCTGGGCGAGTACCTGCGCCTGGGCTCTGGCGAGCTGAAAAGTGGCGGTTTCCGCCGCGAGTCGATCCTCGCCGACGCCCTTGAAGCGCTGATCGGTGCGATCTACCTCGATGCAGGCATGGAAGCGGCCAAGGAACGCGTCACCGCGTGGCTGACCTCCGAGATCGAAAGCCTCACGCTGGTCGATACCAACAAAGATCCCAAGACCCGCCTGCAGGAATTCCTGCAGTCCCGTGGTTGCGAACTGCCACGCTACGAAGTGGTGGATATCCAGGGTGAGCCCCATTGCCGCGTGTTCTTCGTGGAATGTGAAATCACCTTACTGAACGAAAAAAGCCGAGGTCAGGGTGTGAGCCGTCGTATTGCCGAACAGGTAGCGGCCGCTGCAGCACTGATTGCCCTGGGCGTGGAGAATGGCCATGACTGA
- a CDS encoding lysoplasmalogenase, whose translation MPWMILALMGAGTFIYGLATHATLLCLLVKPLPVLALLGWLHDAPPTDYRRWISLGLIFSLVGDVLLAWPGDLFIFGLGAFLLAHLAYLKAYFSDCRRLALLPLLLALGVGAVLLSILISHGLGDLLIPVVVYALVISAMLWRALARLGSDVPKRSALLAAAGAASFVFSDTLIGINRFVLAFDAAPYLLIATYWLGQWGITASAFHQTTRAHEGQLG comes from the coding sequence ATGCCATGGATGATTCTTGCGTTGATGGGCGCCGGCACCTTTATCTACGGCCTGGCCACCCACGCCACCTTATTATGCCTGCTGGTCAAACCGCTGCCGGTGCTGGCGCTGCTGGGCTGGCTGCATGATGCACCGCCCACCGACTATCGACGCTGGATCAGCCTGGGGCTGATTTTTTCCCTGGTGGGCGACGTGCTGCTCGCCTGGCCGGGGGACCTGTTTATCTTTGGCCTCGGCGCGTTTCTGTTGGCGCACCTGGCGTACCTCAAGGCCTATTTCAGTGACTGCCGGCGCTTGGCGCTGCTGCCATTGCTCTTGGCGCTGGGCGTCGGCGCAGTGCTGCTGAGCATCCTGATTTCCCACGGCCTTGGCGACTTGCTGATCCCGGTGGTGGTTTACGCGCTGGTCATCAGCGCCATGCTCTGGCGTGCGCTGGCGCGGTTGGGCAGCGATGTACCGAAACGTTCGGCGCTGCTGGCGGCGGCGGGTGCGGCGTCGTTTGTGTTTTCCGACACGCTGATCGGTATCAACCGCTTTGTGCTGGCGTTCGATGCGGCGCCGTATTTGTTGATCGCCACTTACTGGCTGGGGCAGTGGGGCATCACCGCGTCGGCTTTCCATCAGACAACCCGCGCACACGAGGGCCAACTTGGCTAA
- the cmoA gene encoding carboxy-S-adenosyl-L-methionine synthase CmoA: protein MPAFPLFVAGTTVSKEPDRLFAQPLSQVPDFAFNEDVVRVFPDMIKRSVPGYPTIVENLGVLAAQFAQPNSVLYDLGSSLGAVTQALRRHVRTDGCRVIAVDNSAAMVERCREYLNGQDSMFQELLPVEVIEGDILALQFQPASVVALNFTLQFIAPDERLALLTRIRQALLPGGALILSEKLRFNDPEEHALLTDLHVAFKRANGYSELEIAQKRSAIENVMKPDSLEEHRERLLAAGFSTVVPWFQCLNFASLIALP from the coding sequence ATGCCGGCCTTTCCCCTTTTCGTCGCCGGAACAACCGTGAGCAAAGAACCCGATCGCCTATTCGCCCAGCCCCTGTCCCAGGTGCCGGACTTCGCCTTTAACGAGGACGTGGTGCGGGTGTTCCCGGACATGATCAAGCGCTCGGTGCCCGGTTACCCGACCATTGTCGAAAACCTCGGTGTGCTCGCGGCGCAGTTTGCCCAGCCCAACAGCGTGCTCTACGACCTGGGTTCATCCCTGGGCGCCGTGACCCAGGCCCTGCGTCGCCATGTGCGCACCGATGGCTGCCGGGTGATCGCGGTGGATAACTCGGCGGCGATGGTCGAGCGCTGCCGCGAATACCTCAATGGCCAGGACTCGATGTTCCAGGAGTTGCTGCCGGTGGAGGTGATCGAGGGCGATATCCTCGCGTTGCAATTCCAACCGGCCTCGGTGGTGGCGCTGAACTTCACCCTGCAATTTATCGCTCCTGATGAGCGCCTGGCCTTGCTCACGCGCATCCGCCAGGCGCTGTTGCCGGGGGGCGCGCTGATCCTTTCGGAAAAGCTGCGCTTCAATGATCCCGAAGAACACGCGTTGCTCACCGATTTGCACGTCGCGTTCAAACGCGCCAACGGCTACAGCGAACTGGAAATCGCCCAGAAGCGCAGCGCCATCGAAAACGTCATGAAGCCCGACAGCCTCGAAGAACACCGCGAACGCCTGCTGGCGGCCGGGTTCTCGACAGTCGTGCCGTGGTTCCAGTGTCTTAACTTTGCCTCGTTGATTGCCTTGCCATGA